A portion of the Leptidea sinapis chromosome 13, ilLepSina1.1, whole genome shotgun sequence genome contains these proteins:
- the LOC126967787 gene encoding uncharacterized protein LOC126967787 — MAATKFSHPFLYGLKPMPEGHEEELQEVREWMKSQPHLPHISDEFIILFLHSNYYKVKETQETIEFYFTLRASSPDLFTNRDPMVPKNKAILDLAHMVALPNLTPEGYHILLYRLADTDYSKLCFADAVRVFCMFNDIKLSEDRLSEGYVVIFDMKGCSLGHLTRVTYPALRTFMQYIQSAHPCRLKKIHVVHTVSFINQVMCLVKPLIHSNLLNLLNFSSDGPASVVDVQYLPEDYGGPLPMVKKLHDEQRRNMEENYRDWLVESEIFKADEKKRIKKPSRGIFATLTGSFKGLDID, encoded by the exons ATGGCTGCGACAAAGTTCTCGCATCCGTTTCTATATGGCTTGAAACCAATGCCTGAAGGGCATGAAGAAGAACTCCAAGAAGTAAGAGAGTG GATGAAAAGCCAACCCCATCTCCCGCACATTTCCGACGAGTTCATTATCCTGTTTCTCCATTCCAACTATTACAAAGTGAAAGAGACCCAGGAAACTATTGAGTTCTACTTTACCCTCAGAGCAAGCTCGCCAGATCTCTTCACGAACCGGGATCCCATGGTACCGAAGAATaaggctatcttggatttggc ACACATGGTAGCATTACCGAACCTGACTCCAGAAGGATACCACATTCTGCTTTACCGTCTGGCAGACACAGACTACAGCAAACTGTGCTTCGCGGACGCCGTCAGAGTTTTCTGCATGTTCAATGATATTAAACTGTCTGAAGATAGACTCTCCGAAGGTTATGTCGTTATATTCGATATGAAAGGATGCAGTCTTGGACATCTGACCAGAGTCACGTATCCAGCTTTGAGAACTTTTATGCAATACATTCAG AGCGCGCATCCTTGCCGTCTGAAGAAGATCCATGTTGTTCACACGGTCTCCTTTATCAACCAAGTTATGTGTCTAGTCAAGCCCTTAATTCACTCTAACCTCTTGAATCTGCTCAACTTCTCTTCAGACGGCCCCGCGTCTGTAGTTGACGTACAATACCTGCCCGAAGACTACGGTGGTCCTTTACCAATGGTGAAGAAACTACACGATGAGCAACGACGGAATATGGAGGAGAATTATAGAGATTGGCTGGTCGAGTCTGAGATCTTTAAAGCTGATGAAAAGAAGAGAATAAAGAAGCCTAGTAGAGGCATCTTTGCTACGTTAACTGGTAGCTTTAAAGGCCTGGATATTGATTGA